A portion of the Pseudoxanthomonas sp. JBR18 genome contains these proteins:
- a CDS encoding alpha/beta hydrolase — MTRPTLFFLHALGSSGAQWQEVIAHLDQRYDCHALDLPGFGDTPVQNHTDVASLVQWFCHVVIDSGASSWLVVGHSMGAKIATLTAAKAAAGDAGLAGLCGVVLLAGSPPAREPMDASRRKDMLGWVEHGSISRRDADTFVSANTAGPLPERLRERAIHDVMRADPVAWRAWLEHGSREDWREEAGRLAFPACIIAGAEDGDLGAQAQRDLNLPHYAAAQEVRVLAHAAHFLPYEKPFEVASEIDALASAALGRALPEDFLALLNTSRVDPRMRARLIARNLPPDPQAAGVLNQAQRQVLAAIVAQVVDSSEGADELAHRIDIALAAGEGDGWRFAELPPDRDAWIAGLASVDALAGGFCHRTTAAQASLLRQLQRRELTVGAGSPLDPDQLALWFEDACAQIARVWTSLPRTMAKMGYDGFAVARDGELALGYALTGADEVEAWQLGARRT; from the coding sequence ATGACCAGACCCACGCTCTTCTTCTTGCATGCATTAGGATCCAGCGGGGCGCAGTGGCAGGAAGTGATCGCCCATCTCGACCAACGCTACGACTGCCACGCGCTGGATCTACCGGGATTTGGCGACACCCCGGTCCAGAACCACACGGACGTCGCCTCACTGGTGCAGTGGTTCTGCCACGTCGTGATCGACAGCGGCGCGTCGAGCTGGCTGGTGGTCGGGCACAGCATGGGCGCGAAGATCGCGACCCTCACCGCGGCCAAGGCGGCTGCCGGCGATGCAGGCCTTGCCGGGCTGTGCGGCGTCGTCTTGCTGGCGGGCTCACCGCCTGCGCGTGAGCCGATGGATGCGTCTCGGCGCAAGGACATGCTGGGCTGGGTCGAACACGGTTCGATCAGCCGCCGCGATGCGGACACGTTCGTCTCCGCCAACACCGCGGGGCCATTGCCCGAACGGCTGCGAGAGCGGGCCATCCACGACGTCATGCGCGCTGATCCGGTGGCGTGGCGCGCCTGGCTGGAGCACGGCAGCCGCGAGGACTGGCGCGAGGAGGCGGGCCGTCTGGCGTTTCCCGCTTGCATCATCGCCGGCGCCGAAGACGGCGATCTGGGCGCGCAGGCGCAACGCGATTTGAATCTTCCGCATTACGCGGCGGCGCAGGAGGTGCGGGTCCTCGCTCACGCTGCGCATTTCCTTCCCTACGAAAAGCCGTTTGAGGTTGCCAGCGAGATCGATGCGCTGGCCAGCGCGGCGCTCGGGCGCGCATTGCCTGAGGATTTTTTGGCCCTGCTCAACACCTCGCGCGTCGATCCGCGGATGCGTGCCCGGCTGATCGCGCGGAATCTGCCTCCCGACCCGCAGGCCGCTGGCGTCTTGAACCAGGCCCAGCGCCAGGTCTTGGCGGCGATCGTCGCGCAGGTCGTCGATTCGTCGGAGGGCGCCGATGAGCTTGCGCACCGCATCGATATCGCATTGGCCGCTGGCGAGGGCGATGGGTGGCGGTTCGCCGAGCTTCCACCCGACAGGGACGCGTGGATCGCGGGACTCGCGAGCGTGGACGCGTTGGCCGGCGGCTTCTGTCATCGCACGACCGCAGCACAGGCGTCGTTGCTGCGCCAGCTCCAGCGCCGTGAGCTGACGGTGGGCGCGGGAAGCCCACTGGATCCGGACCAACTTGCCCTGTGGTTCGAGGATGCCTGTGCCCAGATCGCGCGTGTCTGGACCAGTCTTCCGCGCACGATGGCGAAGATGGGATATGACGGCTTCGCTGTCGCTCGCGACGGCGAGCTCGCACTGGGCTACGCACTGACGGGTGCCGACGAGGTGGAAGCCTGGCAGCTTGGAGCGCGTCGCACATGA
- a CDS encoding PA2169 family four-helix-bundle protein — MNVEKKTAHHVNDLIEIARDGNEFYSDASKKVKDAELSSLFARIATTKAEIVTRLSTVVAATGEKPAEHGTFVGSMQEFYGKVRAAVGDTEYGYVAELEESEDRLLKAFKEAANDSDIAVGAKEEILALLPKVQETHAVMRDRKHAMK, encoded by the coding sequence ATGAACGTCGAAAAGAAAACCGCACACCATGTCAACGACCTGATCGAGATCGCCCGCGACGGCAACGAGTTCTATAGCGATGCGTCGAAGAAGGTGAAGGACGCGGAGTTGTCCAGCCTTTTCGCGCGGATCGCCACCACCAAGGCGGAGATCGTGACCAGGCTGAGCACCGTCGTCGCGGCGACAGGCGAAAAGCCGGCAGAGCACGGCACCTTCGTGGGCTCGATGCAGGAGTTCTACGGAAAGGTGCGTGCGGCGGTGGGCGATACCGAGTATGGCTATGTCGCCGAGCTCGAAGAGTCCGAGGACCGTCTGCTGAAGGCGTTCAAGGAAGCGGCCAACGACAGCGACATCGCGGTCGGCGCCAAGGAGGAAATCCTGGCCCTGCTGCCGAAGGTGCAGGAAACCCACGCGGTCATGCGTGACCGCAAGCACGCCATGAAGTAA
- a CDS encoding DUF6438 domain-containing protein, whose amino-acid sequence MNPCPPDGLRRWYRLFTATLLALTGCSTPSARTHQNTYDAVSSVELYRGECFWGTCPSYKLKLGMDGQLSYTGLGAVPTLGERQKTIAAADVQAILATLDEMDDFSLSDRYTALKEGCKEVWTDAPTAEITITRHDVRKTVLYYFGCRGGKQPRQLNRLIEVIESRTGIAEWIDADPRSRPAPLPSQL is encoded by the coding sequence TTGAATCCCTGCCCTCCCGACGGCCTGCGACGCTGGTACCGCCTGTTCACGGCGACGCTCCTCGCTCTCACTGGGTGCTCGACCCCATCAGCCCGCACACATCAAAACACGTATGACGCGGTCTCCTCGGTCGAGCTCTATCGCGGCGAATGCTTCTGGGGCACATGCCCGAGCTACAAGCTCAAGCTCGGTATGGATGGGCAACTGAGCTACACCGGCCTGGGCGCCGTCCCCACACTTGGCGAACGCCAAAAGACCATTGCTGCGGCAGACGTTCAAGCCATTCTCGCGACACTCGATGAGATGGATGACTTCTCCCTCTCCGATCGTTACACGGCCCTAAAGGAAGGCTGCAAGGAGGTGTGGACAGACGCGCCTACCGCCGAGATCACCATCACACGCCACGACGTTCGCAAGACGGTGTTGTACTACTTCGGTTGCAGGGGCGGGAAGCAGCCGAGACAGCTGAATCGTCTCATCGAAGTCATCGAAAGCCGAACGGGCATCGCCGAGTGGATCGATGCCGATCCTCGATCGAGACCCGCGCCACTTCCGTCTCAGCTTTGA